The genomic stretch gctagatgaagaaggactacttGGAAAAACTACCAGTAGGTAACCAGCATCTGCAAAACTTGCAAAAGTTAGCAACTTCAGAATGGGAAAGGAGAAATAAAGAGGAGAAATCAAAGTTTAAAAAcacacattttttaaattaacttggGCAGCCAAATAGTTTTCATCCACTCAATATAACTTACCGCTTTGaattccaaacaaatacaagccaGTGGGCTGTTGTGACGACGTAGGTGAATTCTGAAGCTGATTCATGGTCCCATGAGAGTGAAAAAGTGTATTTTGCTGTTGTCCTGATCCAGGTGTGTTGTTTTGAAGGACAGGCACATTATTTTGAGGATTAAACACATTAGACTGCTGTATGTCTTGTTGATTCATGTTATTCTGTAATGCAGACATGGAAGTCTGGGAAATGAACAGTGTCACCTGCTGATTTGGAGGGCCTCCTGTATTTTGAACAAGTTGCATTTGAGGTTGACCATGAAAAACCGCTGACTGTTTCTGGTCTCCTTGAGGTGATCCACTGTTCTGAAGTGAAGAAACTGTAGTCTGGTTTTGGAATTGAATAGATTGCTGTTCTTGATTAACTGACACCATACTAGGCTGAGTATGAAAAAGAGTTTGGTTCTGCTGCTCttgggaagccacatttgtattCATTGCAGGCATAGAATTCTGAGAGTTGAAAAGGATATTCTGCTGTTGTTCCTGGGATGCTATGTTGTTATTTATTGGATTCTGAGCATTAAAAAGAACATTCTGAGGTTGATCTTGAGGTGAAGTGGTGTTGTGAAGTGCAGCTATTGAATGTTGAGTCTGAAAAATAGATGCTTGCTGTTGATTTTGTGGAGAATTATTAGTTTGGGAAGAGGGTACAGTCACTTGACGTTGAAAAAGGTTCTGGGGTTGttgctgctgctgctgttcttGAGAAATCATGGAATTCGAAATCTGAGAAATTTGTGACTGGGTCTGAAAGACATTCACAGATTGCTGCTCAGGATTTCCTGAACTCTGGAGTGTTGGAATTGCACTCTGAGGAGAATAAAAGTTGACCTGTTGCTTTTCTTGAGAAATATTGTTATTTTGAAGTGAAGGCAAAGAGCTTGAAGATAGAAAAAGTGTGCCATGCTGTTGATCTTGGGCAATTGATGCGCCTTGGAGAACTGCCAAAGAGCCTTGAGAATGAAATAATGCTGACTGTACTTGATCCTGGGAAGCAGCAGTGTTCTGGTGTTGCAAGACAGTGTTGGGACAGTGAAAAAGCCCAGTTTGGGAATGAGCTGCACTTTGAACTTGATTTAAGGAATTTTGTGGATGGAATAGATCTGAGGATGGATGAGATTGCTGCAGGAAGTTTCCAGGTTGTGTGGACAACATTTCTCCACTCTGTTGAAAAATCCCAGTTGGTTGTGAGGAGCCACCAGCTTTAACATGCATCATCCCATCTGTATTTGAAAATAAGGTTACTTGAGGCTGATTTTCTCCACTCGGCTGCATCTGCACAATAGATTCAAACATGTCAGTTTGCCTCTGGTTTGGCTGCACAGAGGCATCATCCACAGCGACGATAGAATTAGAGCACTGAAAGACATTTGGTGAAGAAGTTTGTTGCTGTGGGTTTCCTGCATTTTTATTCCCTGCTGCTGTTGTCGTCGGTGAGAACAATCCACTGTGTGTTATCTGATGTTGGTTTCCATCACTGGATTGCAGACTGGACATAACATGAGAAGTTTGCTGAAAGATATCAGATGGTTGGAGACTTCCATTTAAAGGGGATTGGTATAAATCTGTCTGGAGTTGTCCTGATCTTTGACAAATGTTCTGTTGCATTCCTAACATCATGCTCGTTGAGGATTCCAACACTTGTTGATTTGATAATGGATTATCAGGCCCAGAAAGAACATTGTCAGATCTAGGGAGCGATGCACTATCTGAATTTGAGAACAAATCTTGAGGAAGGTTGCTCTGCAGTGTATTCACTTGGTGGAACATCCCTGCATTCATTTGCTCTTGGACCTGTTCAGCAGGTTGCTGCATTGTCTCAGCTGAGCTGGATCCGGTAAATAACACAGAGGCTAGCTGCTGCTGAGAAGCCTCCAAAGTCTGTGGAACAAGATTTACATTTCTGCCATTTTCAGAATTTGCCTGAAAGTTTCCTGGCTGCATCGACTGCAAAGCACTTTGCAACTGTGAGGCATTGGCGTTCTGTTGGAAAATACTGGATGAATGTTCCTGCCGCGCTTGGGTCTGTGGCTGCTGCTGTTGGTCCTGATGATTTTGTGGCTGCTGCAGTGCTGAATCAGGCATTTGGGATAAGGATACCTTGGATATGTCGGATAGCAAAATTTCTCTCTCCCTCGAATCTAACAATATGCCTGTATTGTGAAACTGGACAGGTTGCTGAAGCAAACCTTCATTATTCTGGACTTGGGGGGAACATTTTGATGCTTGAAAAGAACATGATTGAGAAATGTCTTGTTTCCGTACAGCAGACAATGCATCTGCGCTTGGAAACACGTTCGACTGGATTGGCTGGTGCTGATCACTTTCTCCTCCTTGCCTTGAGGCAGATCCAGAGAATGAAGTCCCAGTCGTGATGTTTGAAGAAATTTCTAAAGACTGCTGTTCAGCTCCCATCTCTTGATTCTTAGCaggggaaaagaaaacaagaaactACATCAAAGCAAATTAATATTATAACTACAACTTATACTGTGTCTAAAAACATCACAAGATCTTTCTATAGTTGCCATGTTCGGCACTTAATGCAAgttaaagtgaaaataaattgtCCAAAAGTGAACAAATATGCCATATAGATTAATAAATGACAGAACATATTGGTGAATCAAATCTAATAAATGGGAGTTTGTTATTCGTATGAATATACTTATCCAAGTATACAGTCCTTGGTTGTTCCTTGAATTTCCTTTGTTAATCAACTAGAATGCAAGTAGGAAACATTCAAACATGTAAAACTGGGAAGGGTTGGGGATGTGTTGCTgcttgggttaaaaaaaaaatcgagaCAGTTTTCCCCAACATTTGGGAGCAACTGGAGCTAGGTGCAGAAATCATACACTGGTTGATTGGGGAGATAATGCAAAATAACGGATCAGAAGCTAGGATCCACAAAAACAAACCAACCCATTGGGTATAGCTGTTATGACAATTAGAATAAAGGATCTCAGAAGGACCTCTGAAATCCTGACCACAGTGACCAAGAAGAGGCAATTGCCCAAAGATTGGGCAATACAGTGATTGTAGTGAGTTTTatattacagggagatgaaaATAGATTAAAAAGTAAAACAAATAGTTTTGTCTATAGATTGTTCAGAAGTagtgggagaaagggagggacTCTGTAATAGCTGTGGAGGACCTCAAACTAGTAAATGGGACAACGGGATGGACCAGGAGGGAATGGCATGTCAAACAAATAGAAGATTAAAGGGATGAAATGAGGATTTTCCTTATTGCAGGTAAATCGAAATATCTTTCCCTTATTGAAGGTTAAAGGAAAGCTAAAATAGGCAAAGTAATTAAATCATGAGAAATCAGAAATGTCTAACAAAAGTAAAATAGAGAATTAAACAAGtgatttaaatattatttattcaaagagaaAAAACAAGTGAATTGCAGATGTAATTTCAACTGAGGTCCAAGTTCTACAGTGAGGACATAGAAAGTGGTCGGGAATGACCAGAACAGAGACTAAAGTAATGCTGAGTGATGAAAGATTATAAGTAGCTGATAGTAAAGATTAAAGGGAGTATAGTTGAATCCCGATTTAACAATATCCAATTTAATGCGAACTCGGAAATAACACTATCAGCTAATgacccttttttttcctctttctggaattgaaattgttttcagatcaaAGTGGAACGCacagttaaaagacaaaaatctttttcagtgaaagaTTGTGCTTCACACACTTAATGCGATCAAGAATAAAAGACAAATACAAGTTGCATGTGACCTTGGCATACCTGAATCAACATTTCatggctggaaatctcaggagGTTACACATATCGCTTTGGAAAGTTGAGTAAGAGGTGGGACTAAAGGCCAAACGCATGAAGATGGCCAAACCTGTGAAGACAACCAAAGATGCCAGCCTCGATGACTCCCTGTACAAGTCGTTCATTCAAGAGTGCTCAGAAGGCCTTTCAATTTTCaggcctattctcaaagctcaagtCGAGAAGTTTGACCAGCTTATCAATGGAGAAACCTCACCGTTCAAAGCTAGCAATGGATGGCTCGACTTGTTTAAATGCCGTCACGGGATTTCTCAAGTGTAAGTGTCTGTAGAAATTCGCTCAGCCGACAGTGCTGTCTCCAGCGAATACCCAGCAGAACTAAAAACTCTCTTAGAAGAAGATGGCTATGTCAAAGAACAAGAACAATTGTGATGAAACAAGCCTCTGCTTCAAGATGATTCCAGACTGCACACTGTCTAGCAAAGATGATGCCATCGACGTGAGGGGTTCAATCAACACAAAGATcgtgtgacattgttattttgTGTTAACAAGACTGGAACACACAAGTTAAAACCATTCATGATTGGCAAATTTTGCTCACCCCTTGTCAACATGAAGTTGTTACTGTTCGAGTATATGCATAGCAGCAATATTTAGATGACCAGTGTCATCTTTAAGAATTGGATTTACATAACTTTTGTCCCTGCTGTCTGAGCTCATTTGCAAAAGCAAAAGCTAGAACACAAAGctcttcttttgcttgacaaTTGTCCTGCCCACCCACCAGCTGCCAACCTAATAAGCTGGGATGGAAAGATCTGAGTTTCTTATCTCCCAAAGAACACTACATCTAAGATCCAGCCCctagatcaggggatcatctccgtgttcaagcagaattacaggTGTGAATTAATTCATAAAATTGTAAATGAATCAACAACGCTGGAAGACTATCTGAAAAGCATGCGCGTTAAATAAGTTTGCCACTTAGGTGAGAAGGGCTGTCAGCTCCTCATATGTTGGAAAAATGATGGGAGAAGGGTCTgggttgtaaggtaaaacatcatgagatgggaatgtgtaaggagttaccctgtgcagggctgtaacaagatgtgaatgcatccttgtacttacaagataagagagacattgatggattgagaggcaggaagctagcagggaaaggatagcaacagttttagtcattggacaagtaatgatatgatgatgttctaagcacgtatccaagggtataaaaaaatcaccattttgctgataacggcagaatgcattctccgactaacattgttagttgcaagtgttacaatccggtaataaagaacaaagaaccctgatttccactcagtctggtgtttgtctcactcattcatgaacaaagcagacctaacagggtcCAGATTTTTCATCACAAATATCCACCAAGGAAGCTGAAGATGATGAGCAAGTTTTCtatggcttcacagatgaagagatgGGTGAGTTGCAGAGGCTGTTTCAAATTAGCAGAGGATTTTCACCAATGGTGCTCTGTCGATGACAAATGCCCGACATATGAGCATCTGACAGACTCTGAGATCATCCTTAACATTACCATAGCACTGGTTCACGAACCAAAGGAGGATGACAATGAGgagcctccacctccaccccccaaaaGTGTCTGAAGCTATTGAGTACCTCGAGGCTAGACTACATTGGCTGGAGACTCAAGATGTGGACTACATAAAACTCCTCCAGCTCAACATTTTGGATTTCACTCGCTGCCGCCACCGACCTGCTGCGATCAGGCAATGAACACTCGATTgttttttgaagaaataaaacgatgattgtcagaaataaaaaaaGATTATTACAAATAGAGGtattgttctttatttttttgaaaacacTTTTTTGTGACCCCAATTTAGTACGACTCCACTTTTATCGCAATCCAATTTTTTGGACTCGAACCATTGTGTTATAACAGGGTTCCACTGTATTAAGAAACATAAATGGATTTAGAAAGGTGTATAAGCCCCACAATTTAATGTGGTCGTGAATACAGAAGCAAAAAGATTTAATAGATGTTTTTGAATTTCTTTATAGTCTCGGATAGAGTAACAAGTCTAGCAGCaaattttttcttgtttttccaaaATAGTCAAGAAGAATTAATGTCATGGGATCCTGGCAAAGATTTTTTATATCATATTTAGTCACAGATGAGGTACCAGAAGACTTTagcctttatttaagaagggttACATGGAGAAGCTCACGAACAACAGGTTGGAGAGCCTAACACAAGCCACTGGAGTGGTGTCTGAACGACAGGGTCTGCATGCATTTGGAAAGGCCAAACTAATTAGTGATAGTCAGTGTTGCTTTGTGCATGAGAGATTATGCCTCATAaattctgagtttttttttaaattaatgaatgCAGGGTAGAAAACGTTGTCTGCAGAGTTTTCCTGGTCCAGAAGGTAAGGTGACATGGGATCCAAAAATGGTTTGGCGAAAGGGTCAGACGACACAAGTGAAAGCCTGTTTTACAGATTGGAGGCTGTAACCAGTAGTGTGTCATAGgaatcatttacattaatgatttggatgagaatgtaagTGGCATGATTACTAAGTTTGTGGACACCAAAATTGTTGTtgtggtggacagtgaagaagattgtcTATGGTTACAATGAGATATAGGTCAATTGAGAAATTAGGCAAAGGAAAAGCTAATTGAATTGAATTCAGACAAGTGtaaagtgatacattttggaacatTAAACCAGGGCAAAACAGACAGTGAATGACAGGACCTGCGAAGTATGGtcatgcagagagatctgggagtgCAAGTACTGTACTGTACTTTTACACGttacatgctttttttaaaaaccaggtaCCCCCACCGCCAAgcgttttatatatatatatctatatatatatatatatatatatatagatatatattacACATGTGCGTGTgatatgagaatatttttacatgttgaaagaatatACACAATTTGTAgtgggtgtgggaaagttgaattGGCAATCTATAGTGAGTGTGGGAACGtaacagcagcaatgaaagaacatgcacaatttatagaggCCTTGGGAAAGTCATACTGGCAATTTATAGCAAGTGTGGAAATGTAATAGCGGCAATAAAAGAACGTGTAATTTATAGTGGCcgtgggaaattttgattttAGGAATATATCTTTGGCCTGAGTGGTATGGTATTCCAAGAAATAGGAtattctggctagggcactgcactttatcaatgttaattgcccagacccatcccgagggaggagattaacatgtCAAGGGCCTCTGATCTGAGACAACATTAGGATGATTCCGTCCTATGGCATCAGTTTAATCATCCTCATTATATCAAATCAAACCATAAAATTCTCAACTGCACACTATTTTTAACAAGAAAGGCTTTAAAGAATGGGGTTTTAAATCATttcagaattaaaatcctgctcaactctgaagTCTGTCTTCGATCAAATTAATTGATTCTTCTCTAAAGCTTGTGAATGTGTTGAAGGAGATTATCATCTATGGATGAAGTTGATTGGGTATTACCTGTAATTGCAGGATATTAATTGTAGCAGATACTGGGACTATGGCATGTGTTTTGTCTTATGTCCcaattaaatgcaaattgcttttgacAGTCTGAATTTAAAATACTACACCCGTGAGGTATACACGTGctaatatacaaaaatatttttacacaatttatgatttcTGCACATTATATACGTGTATGCATTATATGTATGTACACATAAGTGAAAATATGATAAATAATTCtctgaaaaatataaaaatgttgttttatattttgtagcaaaatttacaaaaattgaaGTTACTGAGAGACAAAAATACAAAATAACAAGAAAATTATAGAAGATGATACAAATCATGACATGGACCTGTATGTAtgaagtcaaaaataaagaaactaTTATCAGTGTAAGTGCCACCATTAACAGTATAGAGTAAAGATGTAGAAAGGCTGTGCGACTTATTTGGTTATAAAAGTA from Narcine bancroftii isolate sNarBan1 chromosome 10, sNarBan1.hap1, whole genome shotgun sequence encodes the following:
- the nfat5b gene encoding nuclear factor of activated T-cells 5 isoform X2; amino-acid sequence: MPSDFISLLSGDLDLNSPKSSYSKESVYDLLPKELQLPSSETKIASMSQKSGGDEAASPPSAAVAPDVSSSGGQSNTFTPSSNPSMHSTSVTDNTSMQVDSCTPEQGVSAHGVSELLSYENQLSTAPQLQSTPKRRTVLNISPPPEDLLDDSRMSCQDDAGDSEQSNNIWMDESGSNFSIMSSSSYNDNTTVPRKSRKRSPKQRPGFVHVDEEESNMDVFDADSAKGPHYVLSQLVSEGKNSSKGSNGTTEPQKTSLKKVPTLTAHYPGKSEGKELKVLVQPETQHRARYLTEGSRGSVKDRTQQGFPTVKLEGYNEPAILQIFVGNDSGRVKPHGFYQACRVTGRNTTPCKEVDIDGTTVIEVNLDPGNNMTLAVDCVGILKLRNADVEARIGIAGSKKKSTRARLVFRVNIIRADGSTLTLQTPSSSILCTQPAGAPEILKKSLHTCTVKGGEDLFLIGKNFLKGTKVIFQENNSDENNSWKAEAEIDMELFHQNHLIVKVPPYHNQLITSPVSVGIYVITNAGRSHEIQPFTFTPDPAHSSDVIVKKEISDQPCSIDEAMKAAAVKVTGCNPDEPDLPSALLSPLLPSVVVKNEEAISMDVESNQTPSTIFKNQEMGAEQQSLEISSNITTGTSFSGSASRQGGESDQHQPIQSNVFPSADALSAVRKQDISQSCSFQASKCSPQVQNNEGLLQQPVQFHNTGILLDSREREILLSDISKVSLSQMPDSALQQPQNHQDQQQQPQTQARQEHSSSIFQQNANASQLQSALQSMQPGNFQANSENGRNVNLVPQTLEASQQQLASVLFTGSSSAETMQQPAEQVQEQMNAGMFHQVNTLQSNLPQDLFSNSDSASLPRSDNVLSGPDNPLSNQQVLESSTSMMLGMQQNICQRSGQLQTDLYQSPLNGSLQPSDIFQQTSHVMSSLQSSDGNQHQITHSGLFSPTTTAAGNKNAGNPQQQTSSPNVFQCSNSIVAVDDASVQPNQRQTDMFESIVQMQPSGENQPQVTLFSNTDGMMHVKAGGSSQPTGIFQQSGEMLSTQPGNFLQQSHPSSDLFHPQNSLNQVQSAAHSQTGLFHCPNTVLQHQNTAASQDQVQSALFHSQGSLAVLQGASIAQDQQHGTLFLSSSSLPSLQNNNISQEKQQVNFYSPQSAIPTLQSSGNPEQQSVNVFQTQSQISQISNSMISQEQQQQQQPQNLFQRQVTVPSSQTNNSPQNQQQASIFQTQHSIAALHNTTSPQDQPQNVLFNAQNPINNNIASQEQQQNILFNSQNSMPAMNTNVASQEQQNQTLFHTQPSMVSVNQEQQSIQFQNQTTVSSLQNSGSPQGDQKQSAVFHGQPQMQLVQNTGGPPNQQVTLFISQTSMSALQNNMNQQDIQQSNVFNPQNNVPVLQNNTPGSGQQQNTLFHSHGTMNQLQNSPTSSQQPTGLYLFGIQSDCGQLMSITNVSQQRPTGPSMSDQLLVISQSGQGQTEGQAVSPLLSQQMTDTRQLSSTIPAEQNMEKINDILVTLQNQGRNINSSFNP
- the nfat5b gene encoding nuclear factor of activated T-cells 5 isoform X3 encodes the protein MWASPQRCTKSVYDLLPKELQLPSSETKIASMSQKSGGDEAASPPSAAVAPDVSSSGGQSNTFTPSSNPSMHSTSVTDNTSMQVDSCTPEQGVSAHGVSELLSYENQLSTAPQLQSTPKRRTVLNISPPPEDLLDDSRMSCQDDAGDSEQSNNIWMDESGSNFSIMSSSSYNDNTTVPRKSRKRSPKQRPGFVHVDEEESNMDVFDADSAKGPHYVLSQLVSEGKNSSKGSNGTTEPQKTSLKKVPTLTAHYPGKSEGKELKVLVQPETQHRARYLTEGSRGSVKDRTQQGFPTVKLEGYNEPAILQIFVGNDSGRVKPHGFYQACRVTGRNTTPCKEVDIDGTTVIEVNLDPGNNMTLAVDCVGILKLRNADVEARIGIAGSKKKSTRARLVFRVNIIRADGSTLTLQTPSSSILCTQPAGAPEILKKSLHTCTVKGGEDLFLIGKNFLKGTKVIFQENNSDENNSWKAEAEIDMELFHQNHLIVKVPPYHNQLITSPVSVGIYVITNAGRSHEIQPFTFTPDPAHSSDVIVKKEISDQPCSIDEAMKAAAVKVTGCNPDEPDLPSALLSPLLPSVVVKNEEAISMDVESNQTPSTIFKNQEMGAEQQSLEISSNITTGTSFSGSASRQGGESDQHQPIQSNVFPSADALSAVRKQDISQSCSFQASKCSPQVQNNEGLLQQPVQFHNTGILLDSREREILLSDISKVSLSQMPDSALQQPQNHQDQQQQPQTQARQEHSSSIFQQNANASQLQSALQSMQPGNFQANSENGRNVNLVPQTLEASQQQLASVLFTGSSSAETMQQPAEQVQEQMNAGMFHQVNTLQSNLPQDLFSNSDSASLPRSDNVLSGPDNPLSNQQVLESSTSMMLGMQQNICQRSGQLQTDLYQSPLNGSLQPSDIFQQTSHVMSSLQSSDGNQHQITHSGLFSPTTTAAGNKNAGNPQQQTSSPNVFQCSNSIVAVDDASVQPNQRQTDMFESIVQMQPSGENQPQVTLFSNTDGMMHVKAGGSSQPTGIFQQSGEMLSTQPGNFLQQSHPSSDLFHPQNSLNQVQSAAHSQTGLFHCPNTVLQHQNTAASQDQVQSALFHSQGSLAVLQGASIAQDQQHGTLFLSSSSLPSLQNNNISQEKQQVNFYSPQSAIPTLQSSGNPEQQSVNVFQTQSQISQISNSMISQEQQQQQQPQNLFQRQVTVPSSQTNNSPQNQQQASIFQTQHSIAALHNTTSPQDQPQNVLFNAQNPINNNIASQEQQQNILFNSQNSMPAMNTNVASQEQQNQTLFHTQPSMVSVNQEQQSIQFQNQTTVSSLQNSGSPQGDQKQSAVFHGQPQMQLVQNTGGPPNQQVTLFISQTSMSALQNNMNQQDIQQSNVFNPQNNVPVLQNNTPGSGQQQNTLFHSHGTMNQLQNSPTSSQQPTGLYLFGIQSDCGQLMSITNVSQQRPTGPSMSDQLLVISQSGQGQTEGQAVSPLLSQQMTDTRQLSSTIPAEQNMEKINDILVTLQNQGRNINSSFNP
- the nfat5b gene encoding nuclear factor of activated T-cells 5 isoform X5; the encoded protein is MSQKSGGDEAASPPSAAVAPDVSSSGGQSNTFTPSSNPSMHSTSVTDNTSMQVDSCTPEQGVSAHGVSELLSYENQLSTAPQLQSTPKRRTVLNISPPPEDLLDDSRMSCQDDAGDSEQSNNIWMDESGSNFSIMSSSSYNDNTTVPRKSRKRSPKQRPGFVHVDEEESNMDVFDADSAKGPHYVLSQLVSEGKNSSKGSNGTTEPQKTSLKKVPTLTAHYPGKSEGKELKVLVQPETQHRARYLTEGSRGSVKDRTQQGFPTVKLEGYNEPAILQIFVGNDSGRVKPHGFYQACRVTGRNTTPCKEVDIDGTTVIEVNLDPGNNMTLAVDCVGILKLRNADVEARIGIAGSKKKSTRARLVFRVNIIRADGSTLTLQTPSSSILCTQPAGAPEILKKSLHTCTVKGGEDLFLIGKNFLKGTKVIFQENNSDENNSWKAEAEIDMELFHQNHLIVKVPPYHNQLITSPVSVGIYVITNAGRSHEIQPFTFTPDPAHSSDVIVKKEISDQPCSIDEAMKAAAVKVTGCNPDEPDLPSALLSPLLPSVVVKNEEAISMDVESNQTPSTIFKNQEMGAEQQSLEISSNITTGTSFSGSASRQGGESDQHQPIQSNVFPSADALSAVRKQDISQSCSFQASKCSPQVQNNEGLLQQPVQFHNTGILLDSREREILLSDISKVSLSQMPDSALQQPQNHQDQQQQPQTQARQEHSSSIFQQNANASQLQSALQSMQPGNFQANSENGRNVNLVPQTLEASQQQLASVLFTGSSSAETMQQPAEQVQEQMNAGMFHQVNTLQSNLPQDLFSNSDSASLPRSDNVLSGPDNPLSNQQVLESSTSMMLGMQQNICQRSGQLQTDLYQSPLNGSLQPSDIFQQTSHVMSSLQSSDGNQHQITHSGLFSPTTTAAGNKNAGNPQQQTSSPNVFQCSNSIVAVDDASVQPNQRQTDMFESIVQMQPSGENQPQVTLFSNTDGMMHVKAGGSSQPTGIFQQSGEMLSTQPGNFLQQSHPSSDLFHPQNSLNQVQSAAHSQTGLFHCPNTVLQHQNTAASQDQVQSALFHSQGSLAVLQGASIAQDQQHGTLFLSSSSLPSLQNNNISQEKQQVNFYSPQSAIPTLQSSGNPEQQSVNVFQTQSQISQISNSMISQEQQQQQQPQNLFQRQVTVPSSQTNNSPQNQQQASIFQTQHSIAALHNTTSPQDQPQNVLFNAQNPINNNIASQEQQQNILFNSQNSMPAMNTNVASQEQQNQTLFHTQPSMVSVNQEQQSIQFQNQTTVSSLQNSGSPQGDQKQSAVFHGQPQMQLVQNTGGPPNQQVTLFISQTSMSALQNNMNQQDIQQSNVFNPQNNVPVLQNNTPGSGQQQNTLFHSHGTMNQLQNSPTSSQQPTGLYLFGIQSDCGQLMSITNVSQQRPTGPSMSDQLLVISQSGQGQTEGQAVSPLLSQQMTDTRQLSSTIPAEQNMEKINDILVTLQNQGRNINSSFNP
- the nfat5b gene encoding nuclear factor of activated T-cells 5 isoform X4 → MINGEGAESVYDLLPKELQLPSSETKIASMSQKSGGDEAASPPSAAVAPDVSSSGGQSNTFTPSSNPSMHSTSVTDNTSMQVDSCTPEQGVSAHGVSELLSYENQLSTAPQLQSTPKRRTVLNISPPPEDLLDDSRMSCQDDAGDSEQSNNIWMDESGSNFSIMSSSSYNDNTTVPRKSRKRSPKQRPGFVHVDEEESNMDVFDADSAKGPHYVLSQLVSEGKNSSKGSNGTTEPQKTSLKKVPTLTAHYPGKSEGKELKVLVQPETQHRARYLTEGSRGSVKDRTQQGFPTVKLEGYNEPAILQIFVGNDSGRVKPHGFYQACRVTGRNTTPCKEVDIDGTTVIEVNLDPGNNMTLAVDCVGILKLRNADVEARIGIAGSKKKSTRARLVFRVNIIRADGSTLTLQTPSSSILCTQPAGAPEILKKSLHTCTVKGGEDLFLIGKNFLKGTKVIFQENNSDENNSWKAEAEIDMELFHQNHLIVKVPPYHNQLITSPVSVGIYVITNAGRSHEIQPFTFTPDPAHSSDVIVKKEISDQPCSIDEAMKAAAVKVTGCNPDEPDLPSALLSPLLPSVVVKNEEAISMDVESNQTPSTIFKNQEMGAEQQSLEISSNITTGTSFSGSASRQGGESDQHQPIQSNVFPSADALSAVRKQDISQSCSFQASKCSPQVQNNEGLLQQPVQFHNTGILLDSREREILLSDISKVSLSQMPDSALQQPQNHQDQQQQPQTQARQEHSSSIFQQNANASQLQSALQSMQPGNFQANSENGRNVNLVPQTLEASQQQLASVLFTGSSSAETMQQPAEQVQEQMNAGMFHQVNTLQSNLPQDLFSNSDSASLPRSDNVLSGPDNPLSNQQVLESSTSMMLGMQQNICQRSGQLQTDLYQSPLNGSLQPSDIFQQTSHVMSSLQSSDGNQHQITHSGLFSPTTTAAGNKNAGNPQQQTSSPNVFQCSNSIVAVDDASVQPNQRQTDMFESIVQMQPSGENQPQVTLFSNTDGMMHVKAGGSSQPTGIFQQSGEMLSTQPGNFLQQSHPSSDLFHPQNSLNQVQSAAHSQTGLFHCPNTVLQHQNTAASQDQVQSALFHSQGSLAVLQGASIAQDQQHGTLFLSSSSLPSLQNNNISQEKQQVNFYSPQSAIPTLQSSGNPEQQSVNVFQTQSQISQISNSMISQEQQQQQQPQNLFQRQVTVPSSQTNNSPQNQQQASIFQTQHSIAALHNTTSPQDQPQNVLFNAQNPINNNIASQEQQQNILFNSQNSMPAMNTNVASQEQQNQTLFHTQPSMVSVNQEQQSIQFQNQTTVSSLQNSGSPQGDQKQSAVFHGQPQMQLVQNTGGPPNQQVTLFISQTSMSALQNNMNQQDIQQSNVFNPQNNVPVLQNNTPGSGQQQNTLFHSHGTMNQLQNSPTSSQQPTGLYLFGIQSDCGQLMSITNVSQQRPTGPSMSDQLLVISQSGQGQTEGQAVSPLLSQQMTDTRQLSSTIPAEQNMEKINDILVTLQNQGRNINSSFNP